Genomic DNA from Coffea arabica cultivar ET-39 chromosome 7e, Coffea Arabica ET-39 HiFi, whole genome shotgun sequence:
AACAAAAAGTGAATACTATTAGTCTATTACTAATTTAAATATCCATGGTGCTTGTTAGACCATGGAAGACCAGCCGTAGACAATCCCACAAACTTTTACAATGGCAGCCTTTTTTAGGCTGAGAAAATATAAAGGGCGTCCGGTCTACGGGGTCTAGTGGTGTACAATTCAGTCTCCGTAATTTGTGATGTCATCTCAGCCGACCAACAGAACCCAGCAATGGACCCCACTCTACGTTTACGGTGCACGGTGGACCCCATCCGCCCCACGTTCCCCATTCGTAATCTTAGGCAATTTCAACTCAGAATCCAATCCTACCAGCGTGTACATTCACCACACTAAATCATAGCCGCTAAAACGAAATGTGGGCCCACCAACCACGAATAGGTTGACTGGAGACTTATTACGGAGTCATAtcttattcaatttttttttttttatctttttcaaagaaaattagCTTCAACTCCCCAAAATCCATGTTTTGTAGTATCAAATTATGACCGACTAAATTTTAATTACTCCTTccattttaaattcaatgtCTTAGTTTCAATTGATACCATAGTTTGTCAGATCTTGTATCtgttaaattataaatatgttatttttagtGCATACTCAATCTACTATTAGTGTAgatttttattatataaatcataTCGCACTGAACGATTTCCAgtaatttattaataaaattcgctttttataaaaaaaaaagcttagTAGAATTCAAACAATAACGACATAGTAATGTTCACCTTATTAGTTAAttgaaatgtataaatatattacaAAAGAGTGGGCACAAATATAATTTGAGTGGTATTTACTATTTGAAGATGAATAGAATTCCAATGAATAAAGTGATCGTTGTTTTGAACAGTCTAATTAGAAAGACATGCAACTAAGAATGAAAGGAATAGTAGTATTTGACCCTAATTTAAGTGTAGATAATTATCACTGATTTTGAGCTTAGTTGGTTCCTTGAACCCTTTCTCCTTTTGTTATATCTTTCACATTTCTTTTGATTCTTTCCCTCACGCTTCCAATTGCTCTCACACTCTCCTACCTCGAATGAAAGCCTCATACAATAATTGATCACTACTATACACATTTGTGCATGTAATTgcacaacaaatatatacacCAAATACAATCAATATCTTTGCTAAAAGAATggtaacttttgatatttaactcaaaaaatcataaaaattggGAGGGAATTGTATTATCACATTACGGTTTGCCAAAAGACAAGATCTATAAGGATCTTtatcttcaaaagaaaaaaaaagctacCAAATTTAATCTAACTTCTTAATTTAGGTCGTTCTTTTTTTGGATAATATTACAAGTAATCCGGATAATATTACAAGTAATCCATGTAATTTCAttaatcaaaaaataatttatttgaaatataaaAATGTGCACTTTAGATCCCATGTTGTTTACTTGAAATAGGAAACAACTTAATATAAAagccaaaattttccaatgattTTTACCAAAAGTTTTTAAATGTTGCTTTTGCAACTTAAAGGAAGTGATAACTTCCAAAGTCAAAACAACAATTGGTTTGATTGAGTCGCAATTTTCCTCTACAAAATTATTTGGTTGCATCATAATTGTATTTTaaatcaatttttatttttcaatcatatttttatttcatatatgcCAAATTACAAACAAATGCTTCAATCCAATTTAAGGAAATTTATTAAATACAGAAacaaaaaatggacaaaaaaattgaaattttgagaaaattaaaagATTATTATGTAATTCAACATTGATAGACAAATCACACTCACTCCCTAGTGGAGAATCCAACCACAATATGTACCCTAAAAGCAATATACTACCACTCATTGTATTTACTCCAATACCACAAAAGACAGAGCAGAAAGCACCTTCCATTTCATTGACCATAGACAAAAATTAAAAGTGTAttttccaagaaaaaaaaaagggataagcATATGGACTAATTTATGCATCTTCTTTGCAAGGAAGAAAAATCTAAATGTAatttttctctcaaaaaaattataaatatatattttccaACTTTTACAAACAGAATAATaaatatcaagaaaagaaaagtgctGAATGGACCCCACCATCTTACATCACCCAACCTTTGACTCTCTTGCTCTTTTTAAACTGCTGTCCCTTCTATTCCCCAACCTCtacctttctctctctctaaattCTCCTCTATTCCCACCAAAACTTGTTTCTCCGAAACTCATTGAGCTACTAGCCGAGTCAAGATAGCTTTCAACTCGGTGCAAGAAtcccaacaaaaaaaatggtCAGAAAAAGGAACGATTTATGCATAACGGTTCCGAATTTTTTCCGTTGTCCAATCTCATTAGACGTGATGAAGTCACCGGTCAGTCTCTGCACCGGAGTAACGTACGACCGGAGCAGCATTCAGCGGTGGTTGGACGGCGGCAATAATACTTGTCCGGCCACCATGCAAGTTCTTCAATCCAAAGATTTGGTCCCAAATCACACTCTCCAACGGCTCATCCAGATCTGGTCCGACTCGTCCAGGACTCGGTCACCGGCCACCGAGTCAACCGCCGTGAACTCGGTCACCCAGGCTGAAGCCAAATCCATAATTCAACAGCTCAAGAGCAATCTCCTCCTTCCCCTGGGCTCCCATGGGGAAAATATTTCTGGGTTCATCTCAATCAGCCTCCAATGCATGGGTAGATTAATCCTTTTCGCCAAACAATCGGAGGAAAATTCAAATTTCCTTTCGTCGGGAGATTCGGAGCTTTTGCCGGCGCTAGTTTCAAATTTTTCCAAGCTTCCCATGCAAATTCAGGCCAGCGAAAAAGTTTTCCAGCTTTCTTACCTGCTTTTTAAAAATCACAAGTCCGCACTGGAGCAACAAGAAATGATCATCGACGACAAGTTCGTCGGCGCCATGTTAAACTTTCTCCAGCTAGGGAGTCGAGAATTCAGAATTTCCGTCGCAAAACTACTAAAAATCATTGCCAATTTGAGCAGCGAAAAAAGACACCTGCTAGGTGAAAACGACGACGTATACAGGGACTTGTTGAGATTAATGATGAGTTCCGAGTGGGATCAAGAAGCCATGGAAAGTTGTTTATCTTGTTTGCTAACAATTTCAATGCCAAAGAAAAACAGAATCAGGCTTGTACGTGGTGGAGCAGTGGTTGTACTTTCAAAAGCGTTAGATGAGGCTGAATTAAGCGTTGGCTCAACTGAAAAAGTGTTGAAATTGCTTGAAATCGTGTCAACTTGCAAGGAAGGGAGAGTGGAAATTTGTGGGAATGAGAAATGTGTGGAGGCAATAGTGAAAAAAGTGCTCAAGGTTTCAACACTGGCAACTGAACATTCAGTTACTATACTGTGGAGTTTGTGCTGTTTGTTTAGGGATCAAAGGGCACAAGAAGCTGTGACAAAGAGTAATGGGATGGCAAAGATTTTGTTGCTGATGCAAAGCAATGTTTCAGGAGCAGTGAGACAAATGTGCAGTGATTTGCTTAAGGTTTTCAGGGTTCAATCTAGGAATTCTTGTTTATCAAGTTATGATACTAAGACTACTCATATCATGCCATTTTGATGTTTTGTGGGATTTTGTGATCTGGGATGTAGAATTTGGATGAGGGTTGAAGAAAggggcagttttttttttttttttttttgtaaatcaaAAGCAAATTTTTTTGACAAGTATACTTACTATATagacaaagaaaggaaaaaaattcttttcatttgaattttgttttgatATGTCATGAATTTTGGTTGTCTTGTTCTTTGATTTGATGTCTTCTTGATTGGAACTTAAGCTGTCATGTCTTGGACACAAATTGGAATGTTAGTACAAAGCTTGATTTTGTTGCAGTTAGTTCCTACATTTCTGGCCAAATTTGTTTAAATCAAAGATGATATATAGATTGAATTTTTACAGTCTGAAGACAAATTAAAAGTACATGACATATTATTTCTGAAGCTAAACCTGATCTATTCAATCTTTTTTCCCCCCCTTTTTGCACCATGTAGAAGTAATTCCAGTCATTCTCTTTGCATATAGTAGTGTAACCAGACTCACAGATTGAAACTCAGAGGATAAGAAGAAAACTTCAAAAAGATACCACCTaaaaggagagaagaagaatagaaagaagggaaaaaagagagagagagagagagagaaaagggttTCAACAATGGTTTCCAACACAttgccttttcttcttttctttcccaaGTTGATATTTGGAGGAAACAGAATCTGCATATGGGGGACCAGAAAATAATGTGCACCCAGAATTCAGGGTTCTGTCAGCAAGCTGATTAAAGGCTTGCATGATTTAGTACATTAAATTAGTTGTACAAGAGAAGAAGACAAGGAGCAGTTATTGCTGAAACTCCAGCAGACTTTTGCTGACTCCCTTCTTTTCCCTTTCAATTAGTACTATATAAATTAATTTGATTGCAGAAAAGAGATGGAAGAGATTGGAATCACAACCCCAAAAAGAAATCTGTGGAAAGAGGAGGCTGGGATATGTAAGGTACATGTGAGTAAATTGTTTGACCATTCCATTTCTAGTAAAGATATAGTATTAATAATAGGCCAAAACGGATTAGAAAATGCACCCGATAACCTAGTGGAAGTTAATTTATGAGGGATCTTGAAAAAAGGATATCACTAAAACAATTGGGGGcttgtgaattgattgattcaATGGTTGGAGGTTTTGCAATTTATTAGTATTCAATTTGAGcaatggattttttttaaaagccaAAAAGCATCGATTGGCAATTCCAAAAGTTGGAGTAGATGGTTCTCTATGCACTTGAAAGTCTAAGgtccctttttctttcaaatttaATTGTCCTGTCCTTTCTCTATTTTTATAATTCATCGTGTGTTTCCCATATGAATatgaatatatttatatttaaatgtGGAGATATAAGAAAATTACATGGGCTTTCCCTGATTTCTATCCTAATTATAAAGACACCCCTTTATGGCAGGCTTGTTTAAGATTTTCTTACATTAAAATGGTTCATTAAATACTAAGAAAAGAAACAGACCTTATGGTCCATCCCTTGCTACTTACTTTGTTAGTTCTAGCATACAAGAAAAGTCGtgaattttgttttccaacttGACTAGTACAAATTTGGGAACTTATTGAAGTCGACGTGGGTTCTAGTTTTTCACCAATTGAATCAATGAAGTATTGACGTTTCATCTAATTTCCTCCTTATTCAATCAAACTAACAACCTAGTTGGTTAAGCAGTGGATTCATCGAACTAACTAGTTGAACCCTGATTAATTTAATTCGAGCACTATCAAACTCTGTTAGGAACAATTCTCTCGACGTAGTTTCCTCTATTCATGGGATTCAAATCCGAAATCTCAATCAATAGATATCAACTCCTTGCGACTTGAGCTAGCCACGGTTGGTCACCAGGGATCTAGTTTTTCATCAATTGAATCAACGAGGTATTGACTTTTCATTGAATTTCTTACTTATTCAATCAAACTAACAACCTAGTTGGCTAAACAGTCGATTCATTGAGCTGACTGGTTGAACTATCACGCTAGGCCAACTATGGGCAAAATCTCACCTTTGCTATAATGAGTCCTAAAGGGAAGGAAAATAATTCAAAACACAgtatagggaaaaaaaatttacttgccTCTAATGAGAAAAGTTATTGGATTTTCTCACAATTTTGCAAAATCTGAGAGGACACCAGTGTAATTAAGTAGCACGTGGGTTGGGctttttatttgtttgaatTACATATTTTGTGCACATAAAAGTTCATTGGATCCTGTCTATAAGGCCAACTGGCCTATGGGGTATGTATGTGTGGATGTTTGGCTACAAAAATGGGCATATTGAAATGATTTTGTGAAAGTGGCAGCATTAGGAGTTAGGACAGAGATAGTCCGCTTTGTTTGTTCTCAGCACATGTGTCAGACTCATTAACCCAAGGAGGTACCATGTTGGCCCAAGTTGGGCAACTCACGTGACCTATAATTGCAGGCAAGGGAGAGTTTCCATGGTGaaatttagggataatttcaaaaagcCCCCCTAAGGTTTTTCATAATTTCACTAGGCTCCCttgaattttataaaattacacttacctccttTGGCAGAATTGTGGGCCTAATTGCTTATATCACATGGGATAAAACCCTAAGACATTTATGTCTTATTAGAAACTAATATTTAACGGTTGAGTAGTTAGGTCTAATTAACTATTAGTAACTAATTAATGAAACTAATTGCTTAGAAAAACTTTAATGATGAATAGTAACTTGCAattataaaataattccaaTTGATATATCAAATGGCGCAATTTTTGTTACTAAAAGAACTTGACAATGACTagaaattttttctaaaattcttaAAACTGTGATAGTTGTAAAGTAATTTCATGGAAGTAAAGGAAAAAGGAGATAGAAGACagcataaattcaaattttttttttctattcaaaATCACGTGAATCGTATTAAACCTCATGTTAAGAGACA
This window encodes:
- the LOC113701390 gene encoding U-box domain-containing protein 27-like; the encoded protein is MVRKRNDLCITVPNFFRCPISLDVMKSPVSLCTGVTYDRSSIQRWLDGGNNTCPATMQVLQSKDLVPNHTLQRLIQIWSDSSRTRSPATESTAVNSVTQAEAKSIIQQLKSNLLLPLGSHGENISGFISISLQCMGRLILFAKQSEENSNFLSSGDSELLPALVSNFSKLPMQIQASEKVFQLSYLLFKNHKSALEQQEMIIDDKFVGAMLNFLQLGSREFRISVAKLLKIIANLSSEKRHLLGENDDVYRDLLRLMMSSEWDQEAMESCLSCLLTISMPKKNRIRLVRGGAVVVLSKALDEAELSVGSTEKVLKLLEIVSTCKEGRVEICGNEKCVEAIVKKVLKVSTLATEHSVTILWSLCCLFRDQRAQEAVTKSNGMAKILLLMQSNVSGAVRQMCSDLLKVFRVQSRNSCLSSYDTKTTHIMPF